Within Diabrotica virgifera virgifera chromosome 7, PGI_DIABVI_V3a, the genomic segment aataaaagtattacatactatgtattttggcagatcaaataggtaggtttatagccatgatacattaacaattattacgtacctgttgcttttaaaaactatttaaaagtcactacaatattataaacttttttgtttctgttctcacaacaataaaactaatatattatacatttgtttacctttacctccaaaccacagctgccatatcgaataatttttgacatgtcatttgaacattcaatcagaacaaagttataatgcgcatgcgctgggctgataggttttaacatataaaaaaatcaccctctaccgccggtaaagaagtataacttcaataaatggAACACATGCACTTGTAATAGTCTAGTCGCAatatagggggtcccgtgggcacttttagctcgccgcgatttaatggtggtattataggttttttgggtcgctgaatcaaactgaagtggtctggaagcccaaatgtggtgcgtttaattgttattaacaaatcatggtaaaattaggtgtttttcaggaattattagaagcccggtaaataaattgatagtgttaaggtcttctctggtatatttttggtcgctgaatcgaatgcgactagtcgcaattactcaaaatattttcttattttgttgatatcaaaataattgtttattcgccgaaaagctcgaaatacgctatctacagcaagtttgtagtcgttttcatagtatttttatacgctaaatcgattgccactagtcgtgatagcttaaaccacgctCCGACTttgttgttaataaattattgcaaaaataacggtttatagtacgttcactcacggtttttgctctgaattttaaaaaaccacttggattgacatgaaatttagcatacacgtagctaacaagttcggaagtggataaactgattgattctaagcaacttttgttctatacagttttttcactaagtcaatacttttcgagttagttggtttttttgttgaaaaatgaacatattcactcgcaaataactcaacaagtattgatttggtgaaaaaactgcacactaagaatgttttttcgacaaaatacttgctatttgagttatttgcgaaaaaccgtctaaaagcgtggttattttgttgaaaaatgaacatattcactgccaaataactcgaaaagtattgacttagtgaaaaaactctatagaacaaaagttacttaaaattagccagtttatccatttcctgacttactttggacgaatattttttcacccccggggcaaaagcacatatcggcacaatatcactttttttctttgacttgttagctatgtgtatgccaaattttatttcaattcaagcggttctttaaaatttagaggttttgcaatattttaccgttaaagaacggactaatagagTGCCATTGGGACATTGCTTTTATCGCAAAGTTGTCGAACGTGTGTTTATTAAACAATACCATAATAACACGTAAAACGCAGGATTCGTAGATATGTCTCTATTACTTCATCTGCAACTGTTGTATATGTTGTTTTTAAAAGTGCGAAGGGTTAAAATTTCCTTGTTATGAGCGACAGCAATTTAATGTAAGTTTTAATTGGAACGTCAGCTGCATTTATTACTTTTGAGTTGAACTTAACTTCTAGGATTGAGactatagtccaggctgtatgctcgcccccgttaggtaaattattccgatttgatttttttgtacaaatttgctcaaaaagaggtccttgtaacacatccacagggtgccgggcggtgtcgtggtcgaaaaattgtttaaacaaatgccaaaaatcaatgttttctttTTCGACAATTTtctttagattctttgggtcattctgagcaaaaaaagtcttttatgatttttctctaaaattgattgttgtcgagtttgAGGTCGATTCGCATTTTACGAAACGTCCCGTCACGGACCGGCAACGTCCCGTCAAAATATTCTGTAGTGTACTCTAAGctacccaggcaaccaaataacgtttataaaacgttgaaaaaacgtcataattatcaccaaacgacgtcagtttatcacgttttttcgacgtcgaagatcacgtgaatatgtcccaccataagtcacgtcatttttatcacgttttaaatacgtgatatgaaaatcgtagtttttacgtcgattttgcgtcgttttttagatttaattttcattttatggttttagaaatacacaataattgaatgggtccaccacatggtttgtttttgagaagtcaaagaaaaagttttatattgtgataatggtgagtttatacattttaaaggtgagtaatacagtttgtattttgtatttaaaaactgtattactaacccttaaaatgtataaactcaccatcatcacaatattaaaactttttctttgacttctcaaaaacaaaccatgtggcgtTTACAACGATATTCGGCAGGCCCAttcaattattcgtatgggcattgttagtattgcaatttttccatttaagtaaaaccaaatggaaggcttgttaaaatgcatagaattacaatatcctcaatgcaacatatataacatacatagaattttcactttttatattataaatatttactgtgtcaaaagtgaaacaacatataaactaataaatcatttattaacaaattaaacatttaagtcacatgtaataacaaacttaagtttaaaccatttaagttatataatatatataattattataattataccaCAAATTTTAAAGGTACGATTCTGACAACGACTGCAGATggcagttacagttgtcaccatgacagacgtcattattttgcactaataatttgcataattattagcaactgacgttctgccggacagcagttgcagtcagatgtcggaatcagtctcatacaGATAAATAGTGCAAAGTAGTAACGTCCATAACGCCGAGAGCTGCAACTGATGTTTGCAGTTGCTGTCTGCAGTCGTtatcggaatcgtacctttagtcaaaaatgaatacatacaaataagacccaatatattgaatttcaatgaaaactatctgctttatatttataaattttaaagaagacgattgaatgataaaaaataggacaaaactataATAGTCTGTGTTCTCACATTTATATTTCCATACTCTTATAATCCTCAAAAtgatttcaaataattattacaaatagtTGCATACAAAAAGATCCACAGAcacctgaaaaatatattttttgattaagggactgtaatgaccaaattaaaatgataaaaacaatttacgTGTGGTATCTGATAATACACACTTAAAAGACTAATAGGGCTTTttatcgactgtcatttgtttcgagcatgtgccatgtgtcacataatattaatatatctacgcgaTATGTCTTTGgtgtgtatcattggtatataccaataacgtatgacgtagatataatattaatattatgtgacacatgacagcagctcgaaacaaatgactgtgaatgaaaagccctatacataaatactcatgatgaagaagtacattataattaaaaatgactaaccattttcatatcgctgcaacatgaagccaaagccgtcttatatttcagttcgtttagagagaGCAACAAGCACTCTGACTGAACAGCTtgaaaactcattagtttttcaccagagaatgtacatagctgtaacatatgtacatgcattgggttcttcttcttctgtcttgctgtgggcatactcagctgcaaataagattgctgcaatatggctgcaaacttcactattaccggcaatacacatacaatgtgcatttgctatgccattggaactggctatcacccaagcatctagtggtttggcattagctttttgggaattcttcacctaaaaaaaatattttatctttgtgggaatgcttcaactacaaatatttattttcattagagtatttgcgttctttacaatgattgagaatattttaaaatcagacattcatataatataattttagaacaaacaatcatgactgtttattattctcttttctatcatagcaattacatgtcgtcgacctaatctgtaaactgtgtaactccatttatccaaattttacagaggcaaaaaaattatttctctaaatatgactAATGCGAATACTACGTATCTCCCATTTTAAAAGATAGAAtgctaaaatggaatattttataggtaggtactaacatttgtacctatattgtttaatgagtgtattaatattatttaccaccaactctttcttgaaaatatcactttctaaacaGTGAGGTCAATCGTGTGGTATGACAAACTGGGGAGTTACATATTTTTCGTACTAAATTTACTGCAAGGGAGATCAGTGTATACGAAGATGTCACTATTTACTCTTCTGGTAAAAATATGCATGTGTATCCTTTACACAGTTACACAGTTTACAAATTAGGACGGcaatatgtctggtttcatacagatatataaacgtaaataaatgtAATATTTAAAACCCATTTATCTgaaagacactaatactgttatctatatatttttaatggtgaataaatattataaagacttacctttccaacaataatataaaaatcatcaaaacatcaaatgtttcaaaacaaatccagttgtgaaggcttttatgtgcctgaaggcttttgtatgctttcatctgctgcttaaagtagtaactgtgagactctaccagtctatctataatagcattataACAGTAATTGATGGAATgcactgtaaaatccaattctgatgactgaattgtatatggatctaaatctccaattattttcagcttcaatgaatatctaaaacaataaaagaaataatgttattgcttgcaaaattcatcattattgatacatatcagggaaaaatgaatagtaaataaaaattgtttcgcctacctttctAAAACATCTgcggagtttccaataataatttccttaaataggtaatcactttgcattgtggtaaatttataaaatttacaaatgacaaaaaacaaaagttttaaaaaatacacacaaaacagccaacaaaatccaaatgaatccaaaataggcAAAATACTAACACGTGACTAGGACAAACAAACGACAACGATACAAACAAACATAACCTTAGTTTTGTAACTTTTAAGCtccaagctcctcccaatttcgtgacgtcagacttaggctggcTGAAATAAAAACgtcttttaaacgtattttaacgtcattaatcttacgtatttaaaatcacctacaaaagacgtcgatatgacgtaatgttcaaccaCGTGTATATATTCCACCAAATACTGACGTCTCCTCGACGttgttgacgtcacttggttgcctgggtagAATGTTCTCATATTATGTCGGCACGGTCACGGAACGCCCTGGCTTAAAATACACTACAGAATATTTTGACGGGACGTTGACGTTACGTAAAATGCGAATCGACCTtttatacgcgatttataatttgaaatacgcgaaaatggccattttcaaagcttcacaattcaattaaataaaaattattatcatGAAAGTCAgaaatagtctaggcgccaaatagaggtcaccgtgtccttttcaattctgatggacaaactcaacggtttcttatagatttttggctgctgattacgaatttcgagggtgga encodes:
- the LOC126887732 gene encoding uncharacterized protein LOC126887732, which translates into the protein MQSDYLFKEIIIGNSADVLERYSLKLKIIGDLDPYTIQSSELDFTVHSINYCYNAIIDRLVESHSYYFKQQMKAYKSLQAHKSLHNWICFETFDVLMIFILLLER